Part of the Cataglyphis hispanica isolate Lineage 1 unplaced genomic scaffold, ULB_Chis1_1.0 scaffold111_size3847, whole genome shotgun sequence genome, TATTGAGAATCTTATTAGCTCTATCCTTCTCGTCCACGTAAACGTCTATTCTTTTCCTACACATTATAGATGCCCTATCCCTATCCCACTATGTatgctatctctctcttacgTCCACGAAAAACCACATCGCGCTATTCTTCGTCCACCGATCGCGCCACAGTTACCTATCTTATCACATATCTATCTTACATGTAAGGAAGGGAAgcgaaagaaatagataatcatttttttttattttcttttagcacatttatttatttatattaccatACATCACCTCGTTTCAAGGTTTCACACAAAAGTTCATCCACAGCATAAGCTACTAATTCGCAATCTATAATAGATGTTTTATCACAAACGTCGCGCAAAATTTTGACCGCATCTTCTCTCATGGCACTAGGCATATTACTTTGCAAACACCGAACAAATTGATCAAAGCTCGCATTTACGTCTTCtatattctcatataattttaaatattcgtgaTTTATGCAATGTTCaagttcaaataaaaataatatagttgctGGTTTCATGTATAAGCAAGAATCGTCTACTGTAAGTTTAACAACACTTGTATCATGTATTTTAACATGTTCCATTACTAGATATTCAATTCTTAGCGAAGAAGGTGTATTCGATTGCAGGAATCGCTCAATATCGACACGtcttttgatgaatatttccCACGTTTCATGAGGCAGTATTATGTGATTTCCTCGGATATCACCAAGATGTAATTCCACAAAGGATTCAGGCCCCACGCTGATTCCAATGTCCAAGTATTTATACGCCGTGCGCGTCAACGCAAATCTGCGTACCAAAATTCGTGGTTTACACCGAGGTTTATCATGtctgaaaaaagaatacaattaaatatggaaaagtatggaaaaaaaacatatataaaaatatgtgaaacattttgtgatacttacgAACCAAGCGGTTTCTTGTACGACTTAATTTCATCTCGAGgaacataataattcatgcGTTTAACACTATTGCTGTTTCCTTCAGCGGAGCGTTTACCACTACTGTTGCCTTTTTCAGCGGAGTACATTTTGCTTCTCGGTTATGAAAAGTAGAGCGGTTGACGTGACACTGATCATATAAAGCCGAGTAtacctttattttttaaaagtatgatGTGGTAGGGAGGTTAAagctttgaaatttatgagaaGGGAGAGATAGCCAATTGAAAACTCAGAAAATGAAGAGAAGGGAGAGACAg contains:
- the LOC126858633 gene encoding uncharacterized protein LOC126858633, with product MYSAEKGNSSGKRSAEGNSNSVKRMNYYVPRDEIKSYKKPLGSHDKPRCKPRILVRRFALTRTAYKYLDIGISVGPESFVELHLGDIRGNHIILPHETWEIFIKRRVDIERFLQSNTPSSLRIEYLVMEHVKIHDTSVVKLTVDDSCLYMKPATILFLFELEHCINHEYLKLYENIEDVNASFDQFVRCLQSNMPSAMREDAVKILRDVCDKTSIIDCELVAYAVDELLCETLKRGDVW